In a genomic window of Shouchella clausii:
- the rpsU gene encoding 30S ribosomal protein S21 — MAETRVRKNESIDAALRRFKRSLSKEGTLAEVRKRKHFEKPSVKRKKKSEAARKRKF, encoded by the coding sequence ATGGCAGAAACTCGTGTTCGCAAAAACGAATCGATTGATGCTGCACTTCGTCGCTTTAAGAGATCACTCTCTAAAGAAGGAACGTTAGCTGAGGTAAGAAAACGCAAGCACTTTGAAAAGCCAAGTGTAAAACGTAAAAAGAAATCTGAAGCGGCTCGTAAACGCAAGTTCTAA